Within Pseudomonas cichorii, the genomic segment CGCAGGTTGCAGCAGGAGTGCCGAGGCGTCCCACAGACTTTCCAGTTCGGCATAGGCCTGTGCATGCCGAGGGTCAGCCGCGATCCACCTGGCCAGATCCTCGCGCTCAGCCTCTGTCGGTGATCCTCCCTGTACCAAGGCAAACCAGGCGCTGGCCTGATGACTGATGTCATCATCCTGATGTACAGGCGAGTCGTGGATCGGCGGTTCGGGATTCATGGGGTAATCGATTCGGCTGGAATGAGTACTGGCGGGCGATTGTACATTCACCGGGACATGCCGAGCTTCAATAAATCCAGAGCCTTGACCATGCGGCTGTAGGCGGTCTTCGGGGAGATTCCGAGGCGTTCGCCAATCTCGGCATAGGTCATGCCTTCGACCCGCACCATCAGGAACACTTCGCGGCAAGGTTCAGGCATGCCTTGAATCACGTCGTTCAGGGTTGCCAGTTGCTGGTTGGCAATGGCCGCCTGTTCGAGCGTCGGGGTTCTTTGCCCCAGGCTGACCATCTCCTGCTGTTCCAGAGGCTCGCCTTTGCGGTGTTCCTGGCGACGGGTGTGATCGATAAACAGGTTGCGGGCGCTGGAAAACAGGTACGCACGGAAGTTTTCTATGCGCGTACGGCCCATCTGTTCTGAGAGGCGAATGAAGGTGTCTTGAGTCAGGTCCGCAGCGGTCTCTTTGCAACGCAAGCGGCGATCCAGGTATTCCTGGATTTCTGCGCGATGGGCGAGATAGAGCGCCTTGAGATCTGAACCGGACATAAAGCCACCTTGGCTGGCATGCAAGCGAGCGCGGGAAAATATCACAAACGAGAATCGTTTGTGTTGGGGCTTGGTGTCAAAGTGCACTTCTGGCCGATAGAGATGATGAGTGGCGATCAGGATTGAGTCATGGCAACTCCAAAAGAGCGGATGTAACCCTCAGCGTTCTATCCGCCCTTTGTGCATTTACCTCAGGGGCTTTCAGGTCACATCCTTCATCCCCATCAATTTCAGCGCATCGATCAGTTGCCCCTGGTTGTCAAAGCGGCGCCCACTGATTGCCTGCCATCTGGGGCGTTCGATAAAGAATTTGCCGCGGCTGGTCTTGATGGCCGTTCGCACGATAGCGCCATCGGAGGCGCGGTGAATCAATAGCGGGCTGCCTGTATTTCTATTGATGACAAACATTCCCGGAATGATCAGGCGACTTTCTATCGTTGGTTGTGGATACACCTTGTTGATTGCCATCTGCATTCTGAAATCGCTTTTGACGAAAGTGGGCAGTCTGCCGATCTCGCCATTCATGACCCGGCCCGGGTCAATCGAAAAGCCTTCAGGCTGACCCAGGCTGACGTCCTCGGCTCTTATGCCTATGACCCCTTCCAGTTCGCTGATGCCGGGCACCCCTTCATAGGTATTGGCGTGAGCATTGCCGACCAGCGCCAGCCATTTGCCTTTAGGGCCAAGGTTCGGTGCATCGGCCTGGAGGGTGGTGTGGGCGAAGTAGTTCATCATTTTGATACGCAGCAGCCCATCGGGATCATTCATGCCGACAAGTCGATAACTGGCCATGCAGTCGAGGGGCTGAATCCGTATGTGGTTTTCATTGGCGGCATTCACCAGTTCGAGAAAGGTGTACTGCCCCATGGGGTCTGTGTGATGACCTGTGTCCAGGTTTCGCAGGTAGGTTTTCAGATTGCCCGGCATGTTCCCCGATTCGGCAAACGTTTTCAGGTCCTGCAAATGGAAGTCGTTGAGCAGATGCTCCATATACAGCGTTCTGACATTAAGTTTTCTCAACAGGCGCATGTTATCGATCAGGAATTTCTTGCTGCCTAATTCGGCGTGGCTTTCCCCGATAACCAGGCCAGGGGCATTGGCCAGGATTTTCTGCAGTGTGGATTTGCAGGTGTCGGTGGCTTCAAGCCGTGGCATCTCAGGTCTTTGCGGCAATTTTGTCTGCTTGAAGAACTGGAATGCATCCGTACGCAATTGCTCTCTCAAGGCCCTGAAATCAATGTAAGGGTCTGTCCATGAATGAGGCCTGGCCCAATCCCCCTGCAAGACCTTGCGGTCTCCACCATTGGCTGCAACGACGAGCTCCTGCTTCATGCTTTCGGGGACGTCGTAGGCGCTGGCCCTGATTGGGTAATTGACTCGCGATGACTTCAGGCTTGATGCCATGGGGCCTCCGCCTCTAAGGCCATGGGGCTTGAGCGTTTCCCACTGGCCGGCCGCATTGATGCGTATCGGGACATTGCGGTAAAACGAGAAAGGAGTGTTCGGGTCGATAATGGCCCAGCCGTTCATCTCGTTAATGAAGCGAACGCGGTAAACCTCGCCCTTGATCGAAACGTAGGTGCTGCCGTCAATCAATTGATAAATACCCTGCATCCGGCCACTTTGTGCCACGGGAGAACCGACGAGTTTTACGGTGGTCTTGAAGTGCTCGGGCAGTTGCGAAGCCTCTTGCGGTATGACTTCTGAAGCCTCAGTGATCGCAGGACCAATGCCGGGCTCGACGTCAGACGTAACAGGCAGCGTTGTTTCGTGATCGATAACCGGAGGTTCTGTTTCTGGAAAGCCGCTGATCAGGAAGAGGCTATTGAACAGCACGTCCACGGCGCTGGTGATTGCCCCGATGACACCTGCTTTGCGCTCGGCAGTGGTGTGGCCGTTGACCGCCTGATCGATATTCAGCCCCATGTCCGCCAGCCCTGCACCGACCACAGCCAGCGCAACAGGCCAGTCAATAGCCGCCAGTGGGCCGATGACATGGGAGAACGCATTGAGATAGCCGATCCACATCTGCTTGCGCAGGTCCGCATTGGAGCGCATGGACAGATTGGCATCGGCATTCATGCGTTTTCGTGCGCTGTCCCGAAGCCAGGTGAAGGCATCCATGCCCAGATCACGGTCATTCTGGTTGATCAATGAGGCGTTGGCGGCGGGCAGCAGGTCCATCAGGTGATTGAGGCCCACGTCGTTGCTGATTTCATGGCGCATTGAAAGCGAGAAGTGCGAAAGGAATCGCGCCCGGTCGGCGACTTTCGCTGTTTCGCTGACGAGCCAGGCTTTCACCTGCTCCTGCGTATCGAAAGCACGAATCGGGGTGATTTCCCCGGGGATGTAGATGATTTGCCGGCCCTGGGGTGTCACGATGCGCAGGATATCGCTGGCTTCATGGCCGCCTATATCAAAGGCCGTGACGCGCATTCCGGCGGGTGCGCTGGTTGTCGCGGTCAGCATCGACAACTGAATCGGCGCATGAACATTGCTCGCAACCGCCTGAATGAGCGACTGAAAGTCCTGGGCGGACAAATGACCGCTGTGTCGATCCTCCAGTGCCTTGGACAGAAAGTTGGCTTTGCTGAGGGTGCGAAAATCCTCTGCGCACTGCTGCCAGAAGCTGGCAAGTCTTGTCTTGTACTGCGCGCTGAAATCTAAGGCCCACAAGTCGTTCATGACATCTGAAACGAGCATTTTCACTTCAGTGTGTTCATCGTAGGTACCGGCCTGCAGCCCGGCTGTGTAAAAGCCGCTCATTGTCTGCAGTTCATCTGCATAGTCCTGATCCTCGGCGTTGAATCGGTGAAGGATCAGTTGCGGCAGGGTCATTGACTCGATTGGCGAGCCATAATGCTGCCACCCATTGAAGGTGGTGTTGCTGCTCACCGCTGTGGGGAAGCGGTACCAGTAGACAGTGTCCGGAGAGAGCGTCAGGCCGGTGTGTTTGCGCAGGATATCCCTTGCTTTTTCCAGTGCCTGTTGCCGCATGTCGGGACAGCTTTCAGTCACACGCCGAGCGATGATTTTCAGTGTCATCTGGTCTTGGGAAAAGGGCGGCGCGGTTGTTGTGTGGTTCTGGCTCACAGGATTTACCTCGTGTGTGGAATCCCCCAAGCGTGTCGTTAATCCTCAGAGCGCAAGCACTAAATAGTTAGTGCGATCTTGCCGCCCTTATCTTTCCCCAAATGCAGGTGTATCGTATTCGCCCCTCGCATCTGCTCTCAGGTGCATCCCGCAGTCGTTCTTGAGGTGTTTGCCCTTATGTCCTTTACCCGTCGACAAATTCTCGGAGGTCTGGCCGGTCTTGCCGTAGTGGGTCTGGGCGCAGGTGGTGCATCGCGTTACTGGCTGGGGCGCAGCGGGCCGGGCGAAGGGCATGACTTCGAACTGATTGCTGCGCCGCTGGATGTCGAACTGGTGCCTGGTTACAAGACGCCGGCCTGGGCGTTCGGCGGCTCTGCGCCGGGCACCGAATTGCGGGTGCGTCAGGGCGAGTGGCTGCGGTTGCGCTTTATCAATCAGTTGCCGGTGGAAACCACCATTCACTGGCATGGCATCCGTTTGCCGCTGGAAATGGACGGCGTGCCTTACGTTTCGCAACTGCCGGTCAAGCCGGGCGAGTATTTCGACTACAAGTTTCGGGTCACCGACGCGGGCAGTTTCTGGTATCACCCCCATGTAAGCAGCAGTGAAGAACTGGGGCGCGGGCTGGTGGGGCCGCTGATTGTCGAAGAGCGTGAGCCGACGGGGTTTCTGCATGAACGTACGGTCAGCCTGAAAAGCTGGCATGTGGACGAGCAGGGCGCATTCACTGACTTCAGCGTGACCCGCGAGGCGGCCCGTGAAGGGACTGCCGGGCGGTTGCAGACCATCAATGGCGTTCCCCTGGGCGTGATCGATTTGCCTGCCGGGCAGATCACGCGGGTACGTTTGCTCAATCTGGACAACACCTGGACGTACCGCCTCAACCTGCCCGATGCCGAGGCGATGATCTATGCCCTGGATGGCAACCCGATAGAGCCGCGTCCGATGGGCGAGGATTACTGGCTCGGGCCGGGAATGCGGATCTGTCTGGCGATCAAGGCACCGCCTGCCGGTGAGGAAATCTCGCTGCGCAATGGGCCGGTGCGCCTGGGCACTTTCCGCTCGGTGGCGAATAACGACGCGCCGGGCCAATGGCCAGCCGCCTTGCCGCCCAACCCGATCCCCGAACCGGATCTGGAGAATGCCGAAAAGATCAATTTCAACTTCGAGTGGGTCGGCTCCATGTCGGTCAACACCGATAATGGCAAGCCGCCAAGCCTCTGGCAGATCAATGGCGAGGCCTGGGACATCACCGACAAGACCTGTGCAGACCGGCCCATCGCCAAATTGCAGTTGGGTAAGAGTTACATCTTCGAGCTGAAGAACATGACTCAGTACCAGCACCCGATCCATTTGCATGGCATGAGTTTCAAGGTGATCGGCTCCAATCGGCGCAAGATCATTCCGTATTTCACCGATACCTTTCTGCTGGGCCGAAATGAGCGGGCGCGGGTGGCGTTGGTCGCGGATAATCCCGGCGTGTGGATGTTCCACTGCCATGTGATCGATCACATGGAAACCGGGCTCATGGCAGCAATAGAGGTTTCTTGATGCGGCAGCCGCAAATCATCGATCGCAGTCGCGATCAGGACTTCATGCGCGAAGCGCTGGCACTGGCCGCACAGGGCGCGCTACTGGGCGAAGTGCCGGTGGGCGCTGTGCTGGTACAGGATGGCCAGATCATCGGTCGCGGTTACAACTGCCCGATCAGCGGCAGCGATCCGAGTGCCCATGCCGAAATGGTCGCCATTCGCGATGCGGCCAAAGCGGTGAGCAACTACCGTCTGCCGGGCAGTACGCTGTACGTGACGCTGGAGCCCTGCAGCATGTGTGCGGGCCTGATCGTGCATTCTCGTGTGGCTCGCGTGGTTTATGGCGCGCTGGAGCCCAAGGCCGGGATTGTGCAGAGCCAGGGGCAGTTTTTCACTCAGGGGTTTCTCAACCATCGCGTGCTGTTCGAGGGGGGGGTGCTGGGGGAGGAGTGCGGGACGATGTTGAGCGAATTCTTCAGGATGCGTCGGGCTGCCAGCAAGGCTTAAGCCTGTTCAGAGCGCCGGGTTCTCCTGGGGGGCATCCGGTTGTGGCGTTGAGGCGGGTTTGGTCTTGTCTACGGCAGGGACGTGCAGATTGCCTTCAGCCACCTGATTGCCTTCCAGCTGTGGCTGCGTCACCCACGTCAGAATGTCGTAGTAACGACGAATGTTGGCGACGAAGTGCACCGGCTCGCCGCCTCGGGCATAGCCATAGCGGGTCTTGCTGTACCACTTCTTCTGGGAGAGGCGGGGCAGCATCTTTTTCACGTCCAGCCACTTGTTGGGGTCCAGCCCCTCGTTTTCGGCCAGTTTGCGTGCATCTTCCAGGTGCCCGCTGCCGACGTTATAGGACGCCAGCGCCAGCCAGGTCCGATCCGGCTCTTGTATCTTCTCGTCCAGTTGATCCTTTACGTAGGCAAAGTACTTGGCTCCGCCCTGAATGCTTTGCTTGGCGTCGAGCCGGTTGGTAACGCCCATGGCTTGTGCGGTGTTCTGGGTCAGCATCATCAGGCCGCGAACCCCGGTCTTGGAGGTGACGGTGGGTTGCCACAGTGATTCCTGATAACCGATGGCGGCCAGCAGCCTCCAGTCGACCTGTTCCTTCTTGGCCGAGGCCTGGAAGTGTTTTTCGTATTTGGGCAGGCGTTCCTGCAGGTGCTGGGCAAAGGTGTAGGCACCCACATAGCCCAATACATCGACGTGGCCGTAGTAGCGGTCCTTGAGTCGTTGCAGGGTGCCGTTCTTTTCAACCTTGTCCAGGTAGGCGTTGATTTCGTTCAACAGGCTGTTGTCTTCACCCGGCGCCACGGCCCAGCGCTGTTCCCGGGCTTCACCCAGATCGAAGGCTACGCGTACGTTGGGGAAGTAGACCTGGTTCATGGCCAGTTCGTTGGAGTCCACCAGCGTCAGGTCGATCTGGCCTTCATCGACCATGCGAAGCAGGTCGACCACTTCCACCGCGTCCGATTCTTCATATTCGAGGCCGGGGTTCTGGGCCTTGAGGGCGGCCAGTTGTTCGGCATGGCTGCTGCCCTTGAGCACCATGATGCGCTTGCCCGTCAGATCGCCTGCGTCGGTCGGTCGTGACTGGCCGTTGCGGTAGACCACCTGGGGTGTGACTTCAAGGTACGGATGAGAGAAACGCGCCTGCTGCTTGCGCTCCTGGGTGTCGATCAGGCCGGCAGCCGCCAGAACCGGGCCCCCTGGCTTGTTGATCTGCTCGAACAGATCGTCGAGGTTATCGGCCGTTTCGATCTTGAGTTCTACCCCCAGATCCTCGGCAAAACGCTTGACCAGCTCGTACTCGAAGCCGGTTTCACCGTTGCGATCCTGGAAATAAGTGGCGGGGCTGTTACGGGTTACAACGCGCAGGACGCCATCCTCCTTGACTCGCTCCAGTGTGCTGGGTTTATCCACACAGGCGCTGAGCATCAGGAAGAGTCCGGTTGCGACGAGCCATTTGGCGCAACGAGGGCGGAAATCTGCTAGGGAGAACATCGGTGCAGTATACGCAAAGCACCGGTGCCGCCATATCTCGACAGCAAGGCTCGCGTCTGATAGGCGATGGCTTTTTGGCAAAAAAGAAGGTGTTTTCTGCAAAGAAACGACATTCGGGCGTATTCCTTGTCGCCGTTTTGGGTGCTCAAAGGGTCGGTTTAGGCTAGAATGCGTGGCCTCAAAGCACACCCCCTTCCCGAGGCTGTCCCGAAGATGTTGATCCTGCGCGGTGCTCCTGCCCTTTCTGCCTTCCGCCACAGCAAATTACTAGAACAACTGAAACAAAAGGTTTCAGCTGTCAGTGGCTTGTACGCTGAATTCGCTCACTTCGCTGAAATCACTGGCGCTCTGTCCAGTGAAGAGCAGCAGGTTCTCGACCGCCTTCTGAAATACGGCCCGAGTGTGCCGGTTCAAGAGCCGAACGGTCGTCTGTTCCTGGTGCTGCCACGTTTCGGCACGATTTCGCCGTGGTCGAGCAAGGCCAGCGATATTGCCCGTAACTGTGGCCTGGCAAAGATCCAGCGTCTGGAACGCGGTATTGCCTTCTATGTAGAAGGCCAGTTCAGCGATGTCGAGGCTCAGGCCATTGCCGACAGCCTGCATGACCGCATGACCCAACTGGTTCTGGACAACCACGAGCAGGCCGCCGGTCTGTTCAGCCATGCCGAACCCAAGCCGCTGACTGCCGTGGATATCCTCGGTGGCGGTCGCGCAGCACTGGAAATAGCCAACGTCGACCTGGGCCTGGCCCTGGCTGAAGACGAAATCGATTATCTGGTCACCAGCTTCAACGGTCTGGGGCGCAACCCTCACGACATCGAAC encodes:
- the mltF gene encoding membrane-bound lytic murein transglycosylase MltF; this encodes MFSLADFRPRCAKWLVATGLFLMLSACVDKPSTLERVKEDGVLRVVTRNSPATYFQDRNGETGFEYELVKRFAEDLGVELKIETADNLDDLFEQINKPGGPVLAAAGLIDTQERKQQARFSHPYLEVTPQVVYRNGQSRPTDAGDLTGKRIMVLKGSSHAEQLAALKAQNPGLEYEESDAVEVVDLLRMVDEGQIDLTLVDSNELAMNQVYFPNVRVAFDLGEAREQRWAVAPGEDNSLLNEINAYLDKVEKNGTLQRLKDRYYGHVDVLGYVGAYTFAQHLQERLPKYEKHFQASAKKEQVDWRLLAAIGYQESLWQPTVTSKTGVRGLMMLTQNTAQAMGVTNRLDAKQSIQGGAKYFAYVKDQLDEKIQEPDRTWLALASYNVGSGHLEDARKLAENEGLDPNKWLDVKKMLPRLSQKKWYSKTRYGYARGGEPVHFVANIRRYYDILTWVTQPQLEGNQVAEGNLHVPAVDKTKPASTPQPDAPQENPAL
- a CDS encoding membrane-targeted effector domain-containing toxin, with amino-acid sequence MSQNHTTTAPPFSQDQMTLKIIARRVTESCPDMRQQALEKARDILRKHTGLTLSPDTVYWYRFPTAVSSNTTFNGWQHYGSPIESMTLPQLILHRFNAEDQDYADELQTMSGFYTAGLQAGTYDEHTEVKMLVSDVMNDLWALDFSAQYKTRLASFWQQCAEDFRTLSKANFLSKALEDRHSGHLSAQDFQSLIQAVASNVHAPIQLSMLTATTSAPAGMRVTAFDIGGHEASDILRIVTPQGRQIIYIPGEITPIRAFDTQEQVKAWLVSETAKVADRARFLSHFSLSMRHEISNDVGLNHLMDLLPAANASLINQNDRDLGMDAFTWLRDSARKRMNADANLSMRSNADLRKQMWIGYLNAFSHVIGPLAAIDWPVALAVVGAGLADMGLNIDQAVNGHTTAERKAGVIGAITSAVDVLFNSLFLISGFPETEPPVIDHETTLPVTSDVEPGIGPAITEASEVIPQEASQLPEHFKTTVKLVGSPVAQSGRMQGIYQLIDGSTYVSIKGEVYRVRFINEMNGWAIIDPNTPFSFYRNVPIRINAAGQWETLKPHGLRGGGPMASSLKSSRVNYPIRASAYDVPESMKQELVVAANGGDRKVLQGDWARPHSWTDPYIDFRALREQLRTDAFQFFKQTKLPQRPEMPRLEATDTCKSTLQKILANAPGLVIGESHAELGSKKFLIDNMRLLRKLNVRTLYMEHLLNDFHLQDLKTFAESGNMPGNLKTYLRNLDTGHHTDPMGQYTFLELVNAANENHIRIQPLDCMASYRLVGMNDPDGLLRIKMMNYFAHTTLQADAPNLGPKGKWLALVGNAHANTYEGVPGISELEGVIGIRAEDVSLGQPEGFSIDPGRVMNGEIGRLPTFVKSDFRMQMAINKVYPQPTIESRLIIPGMFVINRNTGSPLLIHRASDGAIVRTAIKTSRGKFFIERPRWQAISGRRFDNQGQLIDALKLMGMKDVT
- a CDS encoding RNA polymerase sigma factor; protein product: MSGSDLKALYLAHRAEIQEYLDRRLRCKETAADLTQDTFIRLSEQMGRTRIENFRAYLFSSARNLFIDHTRRQEHRKGEPLEQQEMVSLGQRTPTLEQAAIANQQLATLNDVIQGMPEPCREVFLMVRVEGMTYAEIGERLGISPKTAYSRMVKALDLLKLGMSR
- a CDS encoding multicopper oxidase family protein; the encoded protein is MSFTRRQILGGLAGLAVVGLGAGGASRYWLGRSGPGEGHDFELIAAPLDVELVPGYKTPAWAFGGSAPGTELRVRQGEWLRLRFINQLPVETTIHWHGIRLPLEMDGVPYVSQLPVKPGEYFDYKFRVTDAGSFWYHPHVSSSEELGRGLVGPLIVEEREPTGFLHERTVSLKSWHVDEQGAFTDFSVTREAAREGTAGRLQTINGVPLGVIDLPAGQITRVRLLNLDNTWTYRLNLPDAEAMIYALDGNPIEPRPMGEDYWLGPGMRICLAIKAPPAGEEISLRNGPVRLGTFRSVANNDAPGQWPAALPPNPIPEPDLENAEKINFNFEWVGSMSVNTDNGKPPSLWQINGEAWDITDKTCADRPIAKLQLGKSYIFELKNMTQYQHPIHLHGMSFKVIGSNRRKIIPYFTDTFLLGRNERARVALVADNPGVWMFHCHVIDHMETGLMAAIEVS
- the tadA gene encoding tRNA adenosine(34) deaminase TadA codes for the protein MRQPQIIDRSRDQDFMREALALAAQGALLGEVPVGAVLVQDGQIIGRGYNCPISGSDPSAHAEMVAIRDAAKAVSNYRLPGSTLYVTLEPCSMCAGLIVHSRVARVVYGALEPKAGIVQSQGQFFTQGFLNHRVLFEGGVLGEECGTMLSEFFRMRRAASKA